The following proteins come from a genomic window of Eulemur rufifrons isolate Redbay chromosome 24, OSU_ERuf_1, whole genome shotgun sequence:
- the LOC138374268 gene encoding LOW QUALITY PROTEIN: platelet factor 4-like (The sequence of the model RefSeq protein was modified relative to this genomic sequence to represent the inferred CDS: deleted 1 base in 1 codon) yields the protein MLAKCASTWPSAACALPTKPVQLLSKGGMIYADPEEGVGDLRCLCVKTISRVPPKHVTSLEVIKAGPHCPTAQLIATLKHGQKICLDRQASIYKKIIKKLLEI from the exons ATGCTTGCTAAGTGTGCTAGCACATGGCCAAGTGCTGCATGCGCACTT CCCACCAAGCCAGTACAACTTCTTTCTAAGGGAGGTATGATCTATG cTGACCCTGAAGAAGGAGTGGGGGACCTGCGGTGCCTGTGTGTGAAGACCATCTCCCGGGTCCCTCCCAAGCATGTCACCAGCCTGGAGGTGATCAAGGCCGGACCCCACTGTCCCACTGCCCAACTGAT AGCCACGCTGAAGCATGGACAGAAAATTTGCCTGGACCGACAGGCCTccatatataagaaaataattaagaaactTTTAGAGATTTAG